In the Sarcophilus harrisii chromosome 1, mSarHar1.11, whole genome shotgun sequence genome, one interval contains:
- the F2R gene encoding proteinase-activated receptor 1, with amino-acid sequence MGLRLLLLACLGFSLFHSLLCARTPPHPLGSEENNGTLGPRTFLFKNIPNDFEPFLYEEDDPETIPENISVSINKTNRMQKQQPKPLSEDASGYLTGPWLTLFVPSVYSVVFVISLPLNIIAIIVFLVKMKIKKPAVVYMLHLATADILFASVLPFKIAYYFSGSDWAFGSGMCRFVTAAFYCNMYASIMLMTAISVDRFLAVVYPIESLSWRTLGRASFICLAIWSIAIGGIVPLVIKEQTKEIPGLNITTCHDVLNQDLLEGYFVHYFLAFSSVFFCVPLVISTICYVSIIRCLSSSSIANQSKKTRALLLSAAVFCIFIICFGPTNVFLIIHYSSLIYSSTTEKIYFIYLLCVCVSSISCCIDPLIYYYASSDCQRYLQSLLCCTESSDPSSFNSSGQLMTRASKMDTCSTNMSNSIYKKLLT; translated from the coding sequence GTTCTGAGGAAAATAATGGTACTCTGGGCCCAAGGACATTTCTATTCAAGAATATCCCTAATGATTTTGAACCATTTCTATATGAGGAGGATGATCCAGAAACCATTCCTGAAAACATATCAGTCTCCATCAATAAGACAAATCGAATGCAAAAGCAACAACCCAAACCTCTCTCTGAAGATGCTTCTGGATATCTGACTGGCCCCTGGTTGACCCTTTTTGTTCCTTCAGTTTATTCTGTGGTATTTGTGATAAGTCTGCCTTTAAATATCATTGCAATCATTGTGTTCCTTGTGAAAATGAAGATCAAGAAACCCGCTGTAGTATACATGCTACATCTGGCTACTGCAGACATTCTGTTTGCGAGTGTGCTGCCCTTTAAAATAGCTTACTACTTTTCTGGAAGTGACTGGGCATTTGGGTCTGGAATGTGTCGCTTTGTCACTGCTGCTTTCTACTGTAACATGTATGCTTCAATAATGCTGATGACAGCCATAAGTGTGGACCGTTTCCTGGCTGTGGTCTATCCAATCGAATCTCTTTCCTGGCGCACATTGGGGCGGGCTTCATTCATTTGTCTGGCCATATGGAGTATTGCCATTGGTGGTATTGTACCCCTTGTTATCAAAGAACAAACCAAAGAGATCCCTGGGCTAAATATAACCACCTGCCATGATGTCTTAAACCAAGATCTACTTGAAGggtattttgttcattatttcctagctttctcttcagttttcttttgtgtacCATTGGTCATTTCCACAATCTGTTACGTGTCCATTATCCGGTGTCTTAGCTCTTCTTCTATTGCCAATCAGAGCAAAAAGACTCGAGCCTTACTCTTGTCTGCAGCTGTGTTCTGTATCTTCATCATTTGCTTTGGACCCACAAATGTCTTTCTGATCATCCATTATTCATCACTTATTTATAGCAGTACAACCGAGAAAATTTACTTTATCTAccttctctgtgtatgtgtcaGCAGCATAAGTTGTTGCATTGATCCCTTGATTTATTATTATGCTTCTTCTGATTGCCAGAGATATCTCCAAAGTCTCTTATGCTGTACAGAAAGTTCTGATCCAAGCAGTTTCAACAGCAGTGGTCAATTGATGACTAGAGCTAGTAAAATGGATACTTGTTCTACTAACATGAGCAACAGCATATacaaaaaattattaacttaG